The Gammaproteobacteria bacterium region CGAGAAGCTGCACATGGTGCTTGAAGCGGTCCAGGCGACTAAAGGTTCATCAGCGGGCCGATTACTTTGCTAACCTCTCGCTGCAGGAGACGCATGAAACCGCTGGCGAATTTTATCAAGCGGCGCGCCCGTGACGCTGAGCCCGGCGTTAGAGCCTCGTTTGGGCCTGTGATATTCTCGTCGAATGGACAGTGAAAAGATTGAGCGCGAAGCCCTCCACCTTTCCGCATCAGATCGGGCGAAGCTTGCGCAAAAGCTCCTGCTTAGTTTGGATGAGCTTTCCGAATCCGAACTCGATCAGCTTTGGCTCGATGAGGCCGAGCGTAGGGCCCGCGAGATCGATGAAGGCATTGTTCAGCTCGTGCCAGGCGATGAGGTCAGCCGCAAGGCTCGCACTCTGTTGAAGTGAGTTATCGTTTTCACCCGGCGGCTGAGGCGGAACACCTTGAAGTCGTTGCTTTCTACGAATCTCGGCGGCCGGGCCTCGGTATTGCGTACCTGAACGAGTTTGAACAAGTCATGACCCATGTAGCGCAAACTCCGCACCGTTATCGCATTGAACGCAAACCAGACATCCGCAGGGTTTCGCTGGTCCGTTTTCCCTTCAAACTCATCTTCCGAGACATAGGTGATTCTGTCCAAGTCCTTGCCGTCTCTCATAAGCGTCGCAGGCCAGAGTACTGGATTGGTCGCCTCCAATCTCACGCCGCGGCCGGTAGCCCGTGAAACCCTCGGTTTTCCCAGCCTTTAGTGGCCAGCCGCGAGTGAGCGTATTCGCACGTATCCGAACATTCAAAGGTGAGCAGCCCTTAAGCGTTAGCGCCGGGCTGCATACCCACTCGGCGCGAAGTTAGGCTCCACTATGAAGACCAAGGTCGAGCGACGCACCGTCGATCTGTCTGGATATCCAGATTTGGTCGTTATCTATCTCGGCATGCGCGTCAACGCGCTGGCGGGTCTCAAGACACTGTTCGGCTTCGGCCCTAAAATTGGCAAGTCGGTTGAGGCCGATCCGGGCGGGTTGCTGCTTCACGAGAACCTGCTGTTTTCGCTGGCGCCACCGCATGTCGGTATGCGTCAGTACTGGCGCGACTTCGAATCGCTTGAACGTTGGGCGCGCTCCGATCCTCACAGTGAGTGGTGGCGGCAGTTCTTGCGGAACTCGGGGGGAACAGGCTTCTGGCACGAGGCCTACTTCATGCGTGGGGGCATGGAAGCTGTCTATGACGACATGGTCAAAAATACAGGGTTTCTCTGCTTTGCTCCGGTGAAGCCAGCGAGAAACAGAATGTTCTCCGCTCGCGACCGAGCACAACAGCCTGGACGCGCGAGCACATCGGCGCCGGTAGCCGAGGATGAGTATTATCCTTGATCTCATAATTGTGCGGCGTTAGCGCATCCTCGGCTTGAATGCGATCTTGCACAAGCGGTTGAACCGCTTGCGGGGCGAACGCTCGCTTCTTCCAGACGCGAATGACAAGTGGGTTGGTTTTGGGCCGCTTAGTCGGCTTGATCTCTCCACGACGACAAGAACCGCTCGAGGTGCGGCCGGTCCGGATCTCGGAGCGCGTCACGCACCCGGTTGCACTCGAGGTCATACGCCTCCGGCGTCAACTGACCGCGCATTAATTCGAAGCGCAGATAGATCAGGTAGGTGTTTAGCACGTCAGTCTCGCAGTAATCGCGGATGGACGCGATGTCGCCGGCCTGAAACGCATCCCACACCTTGCCGCCGTGCATGCCCATCTTGCCGGGCAGTCCCAGCATGGCCGCAATCTGATCCAGCGGCGCGAAGGCGCGGGGACTGTAGCCGGCCAGCACGTCCATCAGGTCGATGTGCCGCCAGTGGAAACGGTTTAGATAATTGTTGTAGCGAAAGCTGTTATCGCTGTCGCCGGTTTCCCAGTAGCGCGGCGCAGCCACGCCGTGCAGCAGCGAGCGATAATGGATAACCGGCAGATCGAAGCCGCAGCCGTTCCACGAGACCAGCGTGGGATTGAAGCGGTCGATGCCGTCGTAAAAGCGTCGCAGAAGCTCGTGTTCGTCCGAATCTTCATCGCCCAGTGACCAGAGCTTGAAATTGCTGCCGGCACGCATGGCGATGGAAATCGCCACGATGCGCTGCTTGTGATGCGGCAGGAACTCGCGGCCCGTCTGCTGGAGGCGCAGATGCGTCATCGCGGTGGCGACATCGGCGTCCGGCACGCCGTCCAGTTCCAGTAGACGTCTGCCGGCCTCCACGTCGGGCACGGTTTCGATATCGAAGACGAGTACGTTCACGTTTTCAGCGCGCGCCAATAATCGAGGTAATTACGCTTTGTGCTGGCAGATCAAGTCGGGAACACGCCAGTGGAGATATATCGGTCGCCGCGATCGCAGACGATGACCACGATCAGCGCGTTCTCGACTTCCGCGGACAGACGCAACGCCGCCGCCACAGCACCGCCGGACGACACACCAGCGAAGATGCCCTCTTCCGCCGCCAAGCGCCGCATCATGTCCCCGGCTTCTTTTTCATCGACATCGATCTCGCGGTCTACGTGTTCCGCATGATAAATCTTCGGCAGGTAGGCTTGCGGCCAGCGACGGATGCCGGGGATGCGGGAGCCTTCGGCGGGCTGCACTCCGACGATCTGAATGTCGGGGTCTTGCTCCTTGAGATATCGCGACACACCCATGATGGTGCCGGTGGTGCCCATGGAGCTAACGAAGTGCGTGATCGCGCCTGCGGTTTCGTTCCAGATCTCGGGCCCGGTGCCCTCGTAGTGCGAGCGGGGGTTGTCCGCATTGGCGAATTGATCCAGCACCCGGCCTTTGCCTTCCTCACCCATCTTTGCGGCCAGATCGCGCGCGCCTTCCATGCCGTTGGCTTCCGAGACCAGGATGATCTCCGCGCCGAACGCTTTCATGGTCGCGCGCCGCTCGGCGCTCATGTTCTCGGGCATGATGAGTACCATGCGATAACCCTTGATGGCCGCCGCCATCGCCAGCGCGATGCCCGTGTTGCCGCTGGTGGCCTCGATCAAGGTGTCGCCGGGATGAATCTCGCCGCGCAATTCCGCGTGTTTGATCATGCTCAACGCCGGCCGGTCCTTGACCGACCCGGCGGGATTGTTGCCCTCCAGCTTGGCGAGCAAGGTGTTGTGATTGCCTGGTGTGATGCGCTGGAGTCTCACCAGCGGCGTGTTGCCGACGAACGATTCGAGGGTCGGGAAATTCATTGCGGGTCGGGTTGATTTCGCATCCATTGCGTAATTTTACGGGGAAACATCTGAGATGACATTAGACGGCGGCCGGTCCGCAAAATTAACGACAGAAACTGGTTCGATCCCCGCTGGTGTGTGCGGTTCCGCGCACGACGCGCGCAGCGACTATCGATTCAAAACGGCGCCAGCCCGCGCGCGGTCGACATCGCCTGCTTCATCTCGACGACGGCTGCGTGCAGACCGATGAACAGCGCGCGGGCCACGATCGCGTGCCCAATGTTGAGTTCCTTCAGTTGCGGAATGGCGGCGACGGCGCCGACGTTCGCGCAATGCAGGCCGTGACCGGCGTTGACCTGCAACCCCACCTCGGCCGCGTATGCCGCGGTTTGTATCAGGCGTTCGAGTTCCCGGGCCTGGCGTTCGCCGCTCGCCCCGGCGTAGGCGCCGGTGTGCAGTTCGACGATGGGCGCGCCGATGACCAGAGTCGCGTCTATCGCGGCGGTAGTCGGCTCGATAAACAATGATACCTTGACCTTGGCCGCCGCGAGCCGCTGGCACGCTTGCGTCAGACACTGTTTGTTGCCGGCCAGATTCAGCCCGCCTTCGGTAGTCAACTCCTCGCGCCGCTCCGGCACGATGCAGCAGAATTCCGGCCGCAGATTGACCGCGAACGCGACCATCGTCTCAGTGGCGGCCATCTCCAGGTTCATCGAGGTAGTGATTATTTCGCGCGCGGCGTAAACGTCTTCGGGCTGGATATGACGCCTGTCCTCGCGAAGATGCAGGGTGATGCCGTCGGCGCCCGCGCGTTCGGAGATACGCACGGCTTCCATGACATCCGGGTACGGCGTAAAGCGCGCCTGTCGGATGGTGGCGACGTGGTCCAGGTTCACGCCGAGCCGCAGAGTGTTATCCGTCGTCATTGCCATGTGCGTGCTTCGCAACCGCTGTCATGCGTCGGCGAGATATTTCATGATTTCGCGACTGATCAGTTTTTTGCCGCGCAACTGATAGTCGATGATGCCGCGCAACAACGCGCGGGACTCACCCGCCAGCGCCGGGTCCGGCGCCTCCGGCGTCCGTAATGCGTGCAAGGTCCTGCCACTGACCAGCGTCTGCGCGTGCGCCGCGTCCGGCGCACAAGGCACCGGCCCGCGCTCGTTGTCGTAGTAATAATAAGCTTCGGGGTCAATCGCGCGCTCGCTGGCGGCTTCGAATTCGAGCTGCGGACCATAGCCGCTCAACTTCAATAGATACAGTTCGAAACGTCGCAGCGTCGGTTCAACCGTGGTCTGCGCATTGAGCTGATTTAAGGTCGCTTCATAACTATGGTAAAGCTCTTCACCGGGGCTGTTGCGCGGCAGCAGATTCATCAACAACTCGTTAAGATAAAGCCCGCAGATCTTGAGCCGGGGCGTGGCCAGCCGGGCCGCACCGGTGATTTCCAGATCGGTCAAGGTCTGCAACTCGCCGCGCCCGCTCCACGACACGCGCAACTCGCGGAACGACTGCAACTGGGCCGCGCGCTTCGGCGACCGCTTAGCACCCTTGTAGATCAGGCCCACACGACCGTGATCGAGGGTCAGCATTTCCAGTATCGCGCTGGTCTCGCGGTACGCGCGCGCGTGCAGCAGAAAAGCCGGTTGATGAACGACTCTAGCCATCTAATTTATCTGAACACGGGGCATTAACTCGTCAGTGCGCCGACAATGCGCGCATCATCCTGCCAGCCGGGCCTGACTTTCACCCATAGATTCAAGTAGCAGCGCCGATTGAGCAATTTCTCGATGGCGATCCGCGCGCGGGTGCCGATCTTTTTCAAGCCGTGTCCCGAGCGGCCGATGACGATGGCCTTGTGGCTCTCGCGCGCGACCCAGATCGTCGCGGCGATGGAAGTGAGCG contains the following coding sequences:
- a CDS encoding addiction module protein: MDSEKIEREALHLSASDRAKLAQKLLLSLDELSESELDQLWLDEAERRAREIDEGIVQLVPGDEVSRKARTLLK
- the cysM gene encoding cysteine synthase CysM codes for the protein MNFPTLESFVGNTPLVRLQRITPGNHNTLLAKLEGNNPAGSVKDRPALSMIKHAELRGEIHPGDTLIEATSGNTGIALAMAAAIKGYRMVLIMPENMSAERRATMKAFGAEIILVSEANGMEGARDLAAKMGEEGKGRVLDQFANADNPRSHYEGTGPEIWNETAGAITHFVSSMGTTGTIMGVSRYLKEQDPDIQIVGVQPAEGSRIPGIRRWPQAYLPKIYHAEHVDREIDVDEKEAGDMMRRLAAEEGIFAGVSSGGAVAAALRLSAEVENALIVVIVCDRGDRYISTGVFPT
- a CDS encoding type II toxin-antitoxin system RelE/ParE family toxin — encoded protein: MSYRFHPAAEAEHLEVVAFYESRRPGLGIAYLNEFEQVMTHVAQTPHRYRIERKPDIRRVSLVRFPFKLIFRDIGDSVQVLAVSHKRRRPEYWIGRLQSHAAAGSP
- a CDS encoding 3'-5' exonuclease codes for the protein MNVLVFDIETVPDVEAGRRLLELDGVPDADVATAMTHLRLQQTGREFLPHHKQRIVAISIAMRAGSNFKLWSLGDEDSDEHELLRRFYDGIDRFNPTLVSWNGCGFDLPVIHYRSLLHGVAAPRYWETGDSDNSFRYNNYLNRFHWRHIDLMDVLAGYSPRAFAPLDQIAAMLGLPGKMGMHGGKVWDAFQAGDIASIRDYCETDVLNTYLIYLRFELMRGQLTPEAYDLECNRVRDALRDPDRPHLERFLSSWRDQAD
- the pdxJ gene encoding pyridoxine 5'-phosphate synthase gives rise to the protein MTTDNTLRLGVNLDHVATIRQARFTPYPDVMEAVRISERAGADGITLHLREDRRHIQPEDVYAAREIITTSMNLEMAATETMVAFAVNLRPEFCCIVPERREELTTEGGLNLAGNKQCLTQACQRLAAAKVKVSLFIEPTTAAIDATLVIGAPIVELHTGAYAGASGERQARELERLIQTAAYAAEVGLQVNAGHGLHCANVGAVAAIPQLKELNIGHAIVARALFIGLHAAVVEMKQAMSTARGLAPF
- a CDS encoding DUF4188 domain-containing protein; amino-acid sequence: MKTKVERRTVDLSGYPDLVVIYLGMRVNALAGLKTLFGFGPKIGKSVEADPGGLLLHENLLFSLAPPHVGMRQYWRDFESLERWARSDPHSEWWRQFLRNSGGTGFWHEAYFMRGGMEAVYDDMVKNTGFLCFAPVKPARNRMFSARDRAQQPGRASTSAPVAEDEYYP
- the recO gene encoding DNA repair protein RecO translates to MARVVHQPAFLLHARAYRETSAILEMLTLDHGRVGLIYKGAKRSPKRAAQLQSFRELRVSWSGRGELQTLTDLEITGAARLATPRLKICGLYLNELLMNLLPRNSPGEELYHSYEATLNQLNAQTTVEPTLRRFELYLLKLSGYGPQLEFEAASERAIDPEAYYYYDNERGPVPCAPDAAHAQTLVSGRTLHALRTPEAPDPALAGESRALLRGIIDYQLRGKKLISREIMKYLADA